The genomic region ttaattatttatatatttatatttattttatattatgtcgacaagctaggagccaaaacaatgtgagctgtccctggtcctcatgcgagtcgcatggccagaaggccatttccatgcgagtcgcatgactccagatttcaggtcaagtgctataaattctcgagttttggccagataaatcacacacacatatatattatttttactccgtatttatttattttattattattattattattattattattattattattattattattaataataagattattattaatcttattatttttattattagtgttattatttttgcgatacacaaataataatgtacataaaatattacgacggagtgctgtccaagtaatttttcaaaacgagtttccgagaaagctagagctaaggaaattatgggttattgccaaggaggttatgggtaatgttcgggggtatttttttgtgaatcaaacctcgtgtttatcatctccgatgcgtctacgtgctttcctgcaatattgtatatcaatattaaacagtgagtttcatatgatccctttttatacatattttcgggctgagaatacatgcgctgttttataaaatgaatacaaaaactaaaactaatttgagtaagtttcatatgatcccttttactcaatatatttttgggctgagaatacatgcaactgtttataaatactgaaaatactagatttatatgcgtgagtttcataagatcccttttactctctacatttttgggctgagaatacatgcaaatgttttattaaccgatatacaatatttatatgtgtgagtttcatatgcttcctttttaattgcttttgcaatctatattttttgggctgagaatacatgcactttattttaaacgcaatggatacaagtacatactaaattctacaccgagtttgaaccgaaaatcccttagctttggtaactagtaactgccggttataagaactggtgggcgcgagtagtattatatggatccatagggcttgacatccccgtttgttccaggtatagaaagaaactctagcctgaactataaaacagacgtatgctatttgaagttagtacacgttggattgcgtgtattgtacatgttggttgcatgttaaacgaggggtacttattataaacgttaaagtttagttaccagggttctcaactttgtagaaccgattgataaacgtttcggatgaaacaactgaaatcttgtgatccaccttttatttaaaacataatgataaacgttttgaataaaacaactgaacttttgtaatccacattaatatacggattatgtgtaatattaaaactatgaactcaccaacctttgtgttgacacttgaagcatgtttattctcaggttccctagaagtcttccgctgtttgcttacatgttatacaagctatgtgcatggagtcttgcatgctttattcaagaaaacgttgcattcacaaaaccatcatcatgtatctattttgactgcattgtcaacggaagtattattgtaaactattatttacggtggttgtctatatgtagaaatcatcagatgttgaaaaccttggaattaaatattcatttatggtatgccttttcaaaagaatgcaatgtttacaaaacgtatcatatagaggtcaaatacctcgcaatggaatcaatgaatgacgtgttcgtccatatggatttggagcgatcgtcacagaaagGCTATAACTTCTAaaacgtaactccatttttgatgaataagCTGTCGATAGAAAGGTGGGATAGTCAACTTTTTGCTGGTCAGGTCATAATAGGTTCAATCGGATTTTATGGGACCCTAAACGTACCCTAAAGTTGctgaaaaaaaaccaaaaatctgatTTTTTGTTCTTTTCAGCAAATTTAGGATACGTTTCGGGTCCCGTAAAATCCGATTTAACCTATTATGACCTGACCAATGAAAAGTTGACTATCTCACCTTTCTATCAACAGCTTATTCATCAAAAATGGAtatacggtttagaagttatagcctTTCGAAAACCGTTTCTCAAGCGCATTGTGCTGCTATCTGCTGTTCATGTTACCAGAGACTATTTGAGATAAAATGAACAAACACAGGGACTTATTTGGGACTCCAAAATGCAAGTAAGGACTTATTTTGCAGAAAATAATTGGGAGGGACTATTTGGGATAAAATGAACAAAAACAGGGACTATTTTGGTAATTTTGTCTTAAATTAAATATCAACACACATCAGCAATTACTTTATACGTATTTCTAAGAAACTTTTTGCATCGTAGATCTGTTTTCCCCTTGATTCTCGGTCTGATTGATTGTAGATATATACTGGTATATACACACACTCTCATCTGTCTTTGTATTTGCATCTTTTGACTAGACTTGCTTAACcgatttacttttttttttttagggtTTGTGTTGGATTATTATCGTATAAATGGATTCATCTTCATCTTCAGGGACAGAATTTGATTATCTGTTCAAGTTGTTGATGATTGGTGATTCAGGTGTCGGTAAAAGTAGTCTTCTTTTAAGTTTCACCTCTGATCAATTTGAAGAGCTATCTCCCACCATTGGTAAGACATTTGTATTTAATTTGTACATAGATTTCATGAAATTGTTGGTTAAAAATCATATGCAAGTCCAATGGctcaaattagggtttatagtgTTGACTTGTGATATCTTCTCTTACTTATATTATTGATTGGAACTGCATATGCTTGCCCGGTTTGCAAAACTTGTAGAGCTATGCAATACCTTTGTTAGTGCCATACAGACATGGGCCAGTTCTTTCGTATGATGTTGTTAATTGAAAAGCAACGCATTTTTGTGTACGATTATGCATGTACTAATAATACATCATTTATTTCCAATACGGTGTTATGCTCTGTCAGACTGCATAGAAGCTTACGAGGGTGACTACTGACCAGCAAGTAAATCTtgaaatatagatagatatatgaAGCCTTAAATGACTCGCTTGCTTCGGCTTGAGAGTGCCTCTGACTTTGGTAACATTGATATAGAGCTGTGAGTTTGTTTCAAATCAGGTCCATAATCATGTTTACGATGTTGTTGCTTAGTGGATAGTGAGAGTTTATCTTCAACACACACATAGGTACTTAAATTATTGAAGTTGTATATGTATGACGTGATGCCGGAAGATATCCAATTAAGTTATGGGTTCTCTTTCTTCGTTTATTTTCAGTTTGTCAGAGTATGTAACCGCAAACAATAGGACATAGTAGTTTGAAAGTTGTTGGGAAAAGGGTTTAAAAGGCGTTACTTGATTTAGCTGTAACCTTTTACTATCAGTTGATGTATAAAGCAGTTGTTTGTGTTAAGGCAGCTTTGTCTTTATATCATTTGTTGGTGTTTTTCTTTGGTAAAAGTCCTTGTCCATATTATTCTTACTGCTACCTTGAACAGGATTTCTTGTTCTAATGTTCATTTTCATTCTAATTATCATGGTAAAATAAGAAAAATGGTTAAAAGGTAAACGAATAACAGACATGGGTTACATTCATGCTAGATTTGCTTGCTTTTCATCGATATACTTTGTGGAACTTATGTTACATGCCTTTTCCTCAATGCTCTTAAAGTACATCAAGAGTTTTTTTTGgattttaaaacatatttttaagtATGTTATGGGCTTCTCGGGTTTATTAAATGTCTTTATAGGACTAGTTACTGGGTCCTTTATAAGCTTACTGAAATTAGTTTTTAAGCTGAACACTGTTTGCTCATCATTTTATTTTCATGCTATGCAGGGGTGGATTTTAAGGTGAAACATGTTACAATTGGGGGAAAGAAGCTAAAGCTTGCTATTTGGGATACTGGTAATTTTATTTTGATGTGTTGCGATTTGTTCTTTGTAAACTTCTTatcttgttggtgtttgtaactgtTTTATAGGCTTCATTTTTTCATGTTTTAATATGCAGCTGGGCAGGAACGATTCAGAACTCTAACCAGTTCATATTATAGAGGAGCGCAAGGAATTATAATGGGTATGGACAATCTGTATtcctatttttatatttttatttttctgaaCTTTTTTGACTTAAACGTTGGTGTCTAGTCTTTCTTATCTTTTTACTAAATGATGATGACACCATTAATACAGTTTATGATGTAACCCGGAGAGATACATTTACAAATTTATCTGATATATGGGCAAAGGAAATTGACTTGTACTCAACAAATCAAGATTGCATTAAGATGCTTGTTGGCAATAAAGTTGATAAGGTAACTATATCCGTCAGTTGCATCAACATGCTTCCACATCAAAACATATGGTAGAAAATAATTGCTTCTGGCATTTAGAGTTGCAACTGCAAGTTGACTTCTACTTGAAGAAGTAATGTTGAGACGTGTACCTTGGAATAGGTCAATATGGTTTGACCTTCTATGTTTAACGTCTATAATGAGTAAATTCAAGATTTAGTTGACAAACAAACTGATGGTACAGGTCAAACGGGTATTGATTTTCCGAAGTGTATTTAAATGATTACAATTTCCTGAATTTTCTTTACAAAAAAATGAGCATTGTCTTGCCCTTCCCAATTTTTCTTCTCAAATTGCCTTCTATGTTCTAACCCTCTTTCAGAATCACCCAGTtcgcctttcgcttagtgcgggggcagcgggcgggggggttttaccggccatgccctcggattggtccagGTTTCCTCCAGGGTtagtagttgggggcgggttatgcaactatgggagatgaacgcgtgggtggtttagtccccctgggtgatcccaaattgatgtcaaaaagaaagaaaaaaaaagttgcATGAACTATTGTATGCAATCTACTACTGTATAAAGATGATTACATACTCCGCCTTTACAGGAAAGCGAGAGAGTTGTTACAAAAAAAGAAGGAATTGATTTTGCAAGAGAATATGGATGTTTGTTCATTGAATGTAGTGCAAAAACACGGGTCAACGTGGAACAGTGTTTTGAGGAACTTGTTCTGAAGGTATTTGAATTATGACCTTTATTATCTTATACTGCTAGAGTACTAGTTAGTATTAAACCATTTATTTAACTCTATACTAAATCACGTAAGTTATCCTCTAATCCTATTGCCTAAACCTTCCTAAAATCACTGTCAAACTGTTTACGCTTACTGTTATACTGTTTCAGATCATTATATACATATCCCAAAAATCTCATCCATGCTTCTCGATTGTTCTATCTGCCGATTACTTTCCTCTTCATTTTTCTATCCAATTCATCCTCACCTGACCTCCTCACGCTCTCTCAAATTGACACTATCaactttctaaaaaaaaaaattctcatcTAATAAATCTACTATCCAATTGAACCGTTTTTCTAGCCCAGAAGTTGTTTTCCGAATTTCTCCTTGGCGTAATACGATCCTAGTGAGAATTTTTTTCCTGTTTTTGCTGGAAAGCACTTGTGGACATGCAATGGTCAAAATAAAATTAACATAGtgataaactttttttttttttttttttttttttgttattttgttatttatttatttattttttttttgagcaGCAGTGATAAACTAATTTTacatttaaactaaaatgtgcagaTCTTGGATACACCTAGTCTGACAGCTGAGGGATCAACTACTGTGAAGAagaacatatttaatcaaaaagctCCAGTTTCAGATGCATCTAGTGGATGCTGCTGAAGTTAAGTTAAAGTTGATCAGCCACCCTCCTTTTGTGTTCATGTAACTTACTTCGTTTCAAAGGTTATGTAGCCAGatgttaatcatgaatgtaaatttaGTCTTGTGTGATGATGCATGTACTTCTTCACGTGGACAGTGTTTTTAAATAGCTGGGTTGAACTATCACGATAATGGGGCAGATATTTTTAATCTTAGCAATACGAATGGTGTTGGTGTTTCGCTTGAACGTGTAATATGTACTAGCAGTCATTTGTCTAATGATAATCTATAAGTGATTAATGTGTGAAATATGACTTCAAAAACTATCTACATTTAGAAGACTCTCTTAACTTTTTCTTTAGGTAACAATTCAAGAAGTTGCATCTATCATGTTTAACGGAGTATCTGTTTCTTTCTTGGTCAAGAGTATTATTTTTCTTCCTATTTTACTagagtatatataatataatatacatatgaaACAAACTTAAAAACATGTCTTCCTACTTTTCTTATTTTGGTGGGGATCTCGTCTTGTGTGTAGGTGTTTGGTGGGATCAAAGACTAGAGTTTATTTGGGGTTCTTTACGTTTTTTAGAATGGTTTTCAGGTTCATCAGATTGTCAGCATTTTCACCTTCTAACAGCGAATGATTCTGATGAATCTTTGATTGGGGTTGAACTAATACCACCACTTCTTTCACTGGTTTCGAATCTGGTTTGGTCTATGTGTTGAAGTGGTTCATTGTGATTGATTTGTAATTGGTTCTAGTTTCAATTGAAAATTTAATCCGTAGGATCATGACACTCGGATGCACTTGTTTGAATAACACATTTAGATTATTAaatctatttttatttaatatatgtTTTTGGTTTTTCATCGTAAAAATATAAATACATGGATAATATGACTCTAAAACTACAATTACATTGAAGATGatacctattatatatatatatatatatatatatatatatatatatatatatatatatatatatatatatatatatatatatttttaataaaactgCATTTCTTGTGAATCGAGTTTGCTTAAATCTTGAAACTTTATTTACGCTTTAAACTATCAAATACATATACTACTTTAGGTTTTAAATTCGTTTACACATTTCACCATTATAGAAGATTCGTTTACTTTTCACTTTATTAGATGCGAATTTTACTTTCTATAATCGAGGATAAGCCTTCTTCTATTGCTTTcatacttaaacggaaattattatttttatcgatgTTTGTTTATGAGTGATATCTTAGTTACACAAACAATCAAAGTTATAGATTTTTTTTATAGTCGTAAATTGAGTTTTTTCCTAACGcgtgtacaacaacaacaacaacaacaacaacaatacccaatcccgcgcatgcgaggtatgggggaggtgagatgtagacaatccttcctctaccctagaatagAAGAGAAGTCGTCCCTCTAACCACGAGTTGAGAAAAAAATTCTCCACCCACCGAGAGAGGAAGTCATCCTCCTCTCTACTCCaaagtagagagattgcttccgagaggacctccaaaaaaaaaaaaaaaaaaacgtaatacAAATAAAAACGGGATAATACAAATAAAAACGGGATAaaaagagacgccatgaaaatggtggggtcaaattttcatgggttctaAAGCCTGCCTGGGGTTCAATATAGGCTCCAcgcggcagtcaagtcgccaataaatcgacgcttgttgttacctcaataaatagagccaaaAGTTATTGAAACAGAACTCGAAAggcatgccaggtggaagttgttgcgcaagcaaagagccaaccaccgggaacaaaccaaacaccactcatgcacctttacggtaaacaTCACCGAAACCACGTAACTAAGTGACAACCAACTAAGCTCAATAGCAAAGAaggtcgtcctcagccataatggccccaagatgcaccgaacgatgcgaggcACCTAATACATCTGTCCATAAGCATACCTGCATACATACGTGAAACATACATacgcacatacatacatataaccaTACCAACCTACGAAAGCATCCATACCTACGTACCTACATAAATGCATAAACATGCATAGACACCTACATAGGCATACCTACATCCAAATCCATATACGTAGATACAAGCCTAGTCATACATAAATCTATGAACAAAAacctacatacatgcatacataaaACCCCACAAACAtacaaaacatacatacatataaaaacGAACTAACATGCATAAACCTACATGGATGCATAACACATACATGCATAATACCTACATGCACGCACATACAAACACATACCAAGAGGGCTAAAcacataataaaataatgatatacATAAATAGATACGTACCTGAGAGTGCAATACGTAGCTCAAGAGAAAAGCAAAAAGGCTACACTACGAAGAACGATAGACATGTACAGTCGTGAAAAAAAAAACATACATAGATGTACATACAGAAGCAAAAAcagacatacatatatacatacatacatacatacatatatacatacatacatgcatacttacataaacatacatatacatacagacATAAACCTACAAACATTACATACCAACATAAACATACCTACATACATACATAAGCATCCATACATGTATCCATCCATGCATACATAAGTATACACacatacattcatatatatataaacatccaTACATgcctatatatataaatacataaacaaaCACAAAGACAAACCTAATCATGCACACGGACGACCCTAAACAAACCTACATACAAACAACCGTAAAAACATACATACATGGGTATGCATGCATAcgtacatacaaacatacatacaaacatacatacaaacatacatacaagACATACAACCAAACATAAAACATGCATACGTACATACACACCCGTACATGCATTTCTAAATAAGAAAAAATGTATACACGTAGGAACACAGACTCATACCAACACCTACATACCACTCACTAAAAACCTCTACTCGACTATTCTTATTCTAGTCCTCCACGcatccctatcagaagtcatgtcctcggtcaataaaagctccttcatGTTGAGCCTTAGTTTATCCTCCCACATACGTTTTGGTctgccccttctccttacgccgtccaccgtgagtgcctcgactctcctaaccggggctaaacGTGGTCGTcgcatcacatgcccaaaccatcgaagtcgttcttctcttagcttgtcgatgatgcttctaactCCCAGGTTCTCCCTAAACACCCCATTTGGaatcatatctagcatggttttaccacacgtccacctaagcatcctcatttcagccacctccatccttctctcttgggcctttgtcattggccaacactctgatccgtacaacatggcaggtctaattgccaccttgtagAATTTCCCTTTTAATTTAAGCGgtaccttcttgtcgcacaagaccccttttgctgctctccacttcaaccaacctacTTTAATCCTTCTCTCTTAGTTTTTCCTAACgcgtgtgtgagtgacaaatgagagcattcgatatTGATGTCGTCGTTAAcataaaaaattaatactattataccAACAAACCATCTCTATTTGATTTGATTATGTATAAgaataagataataatattattaatatcaatataatatttaatattgaaatatttaatttaatatttagtatttaatattaatttactaataaatctaaaaataaaaatttaaaaatttaaaagtttaaaataaaaataaaattgataaattatttattaatattatattatttctaCCAAATACTGCTTCTGTAAAGTGTAACAtatgtcaaccttcctttcattgtAAAATTGAATTTAATTGAATTGAATTTCATTGCTTTTTGGTTTTTGAGTCTTGTGAAACTGTTCGTACTGTGTTGACGCATTTTCTTCTCCCTCTTCCAAAGTCAAGTTGTTATAAGATTTCATTTCATCAAATCAGAAAAAGTAAGTAATTCAGGGTTTCTATTCGATCAAAGGTCAGTAACTTCATGATTTTGGATATTAGGGTTTCTAGTCGATACGGCTAGGGTAATCTAAAATACAGTCTACTCAATTGATCGTGTTATGAAGATGTGATGTGATGCAATGCTTCGTCGTTGATTGAattttgtgtttgtatgtttgattttgagtttatgTTGACTAAAAAGTCAACGATGGTTAGTGATCGGCTTTTGTTCCATCAGATTTCAATTGTTTGTTTTTTAGTACTCAATTTTGATGCTATTAATTGGAAAAGTACACATTAATTCGATTTTATGCCTGCAATTTAGGTTAAATTAGGTGACGTGATGTACAAGGATCaccaattatttatttattttgctgaATTATGGAGCTTTATGGCAGAAATTGAGTTATATAAATATAGTCTCTGCTTTAGGAAGAAAACTGATCATCTCTGTTTTACTTATGGGTTTTCTTTAGGCTTTTAATATTTTG from Rutidosis leptorrhynchoides isolate AG116_Rl617_1_P2 chromosome 9, CSIRO_AGI_Rlap_v1, whole genome shotgun sequence harbors:
- the LOC139866147 gene encoding ras-related protein RABC1-like, which produces MDSSSSSGTEFDYLFKLLMIGDSGVGKSSLLLSFTSDQFEELSPTIGVDFKVKHVTIGGKKLKLAIWDTAGQERFRTLTSSYYRGAQGIIMVYDVTRRDTFTNLSDIWAKEIDLYSTNQDCIKMLVGNKVDKESERVVTKKEGIDFAREYGCLFIECSAKTRVNVEQCFEELVLKILDTPSLTAEGSTTVKKNIFNQKAPVSDASSGCC